From the genome of Vigna angularis cultivar LongXiaoDou No.4 chromosome 11, ASM1680809v1, whole genome shotgun sequence, one region includes:
- the LOC108332324 gene encoding pheophytinase, chloroplastic isoform X2, with amino-acid sequence METLSYGSAPCCQVVNSKWKLVENSLNSRQSIVSSIGKLGGCFTNTTSTCGSLRFCDMGRVQLRGSKRLNFKVCSGSYDGYVIEEGARDISGVEELATKVLIPGLPDGSNGESGTDISSCFWRWKPKLNVHYEKAGCENVDSPNVLFLPGFGVGSFHYEKQLKDLGRDYRVWALDFLGQGMSLPFEDPAPLSKEEVASNEGISSWGFGDETEPWAAKLVYSVDLWQDQVRCFVEEVIGEPVYLVGNSLGGLVALYFAACNPHLVKGVTLLNATPFWGFLPNPIKNPRLAKILPWAGTFPLPSSIKKLTELLWEKISDPKSIAEVLSQVYADHSTNVDNVFSRIVETTRHPAAAASFASIMFAPQGELSFSETLSRCRGNNVPICLMYGKEDPWVGPLWGFQVQRQVPDAPYYQISPAGHCPHDEVPEV; translated from the exons ATGGAAACTCTTTCTTATGGGTCAGCACCATGCTGTCAAGTTGTGAACTCAAAGTGGAAACTGGTTGAAAACAGTTTGAATTCACGTCAATCAATAGTTTCTTCTATAGGAAAACTAGGAGGTTGTTTCACCAACACTACTTCTACATGTGGGTCTTTGAGATTTTGTGATATGGGTCGGGTGCAGCTAAGAGGCTCTAAAAGACTCAATTTCAAAGTTTGTAGTGGGAGTTATGATGGTTATGTGATTGAAGAGGGAGCAAGGGATATTTCAGGGGTAGAGGAGCTTGCAACAAAGGTTCTGATTCCAGGTCTACCTGATGGTTCAAATGGTGAATCTGGTACAGATATAAGTAGTTGCTTTTGGAGATGGAAGCCTAAACTCAACGTGCACTATGAGAAAGCAGGGTGCGAAAACGTGGATTCTCCTAATGTTCTCTTTCTGCCAGGTTTTGGTGTTGGCTCTTTCCATTATGAGAAGCAACTTAAGGATTTGGGGCGTGACTACAGAGTTTGGGCTCTGGATTTTCTAGGCCAAGGGATGTCTTTGCCTTTTGAAGACCCTGCCCCTCTGTCTAAGGAAGAGGTTGCATCGAATGAAGGTATTTCTTCATGGGGTTTTGGAGATGAAACTGAACCGTGGGCGGCTAAGCTTGTTTACTCAGTTGATCTGTGGCAAGATCAAGTTCGTTGCTTTGTAGAAGAG GTCATTGGTGAACCAGTATATCTCGTGGGCAACTCactaggaggattggttgcatTGTATTTTGCAGCTTGCAACCCTCATTTAGTGAAAGGTGTCACGTTGCTTAATGCAACACCTTTTTGGGGGTTTCTtccaaatccaataaaaaatccAAGACTAGCCAAAATATTACCATGGGCTGGAACTTTCCCCCTACCTTCAAGTATAAAGAAACTTACAGAGTTGTT gtgGGAGAAAATTTCTGATCCTAAAAGCATTGCTGAAGTACTTAGTCAGGTTTATGCAGATCACTCCACAAACGTAGATAACGTTTTTTCACGCATAGTTGAAACCACAAGGCATCCAGCTGCAGCTGCATCATTTGCCTCAATAATGTTTGCTCCTCAGGGAGAACTATCCTTCAGTGAAACATTATCCAG ATGTCGAGGAAACAATGTGCCAATCTGCCTCATGTATGGAAAAGAAGATCCCTGGGTGGGACCACTTTGGGGATTCCAGGTTCAAAGGCAGGTGCCTGATGCTCCATATTATCAAATCAGCCCTGCTGGTCACTGCCCTCATGATGAAGTTCCTGAGGTATGA
- the LOC108332324 gene encoding pheophytinase, chloroplastic isoform X1, whose product METLSYGSAPCCQVVNSKWKLVENSLNSRQSIVSSIGKLGGCFTNTTSTCGSLRFCDMGRVQLRGSKRLNFKVCSGSYDGYVIEEGARDISGVEELATKVLIPGLPDGSNGESGTDISSCFWRWKPKLNVHYEKAGCENVDSPNVLFLPGFGVGSFHYEKQLKDLGRDYRVWALDFLGQGMSLPFEDPAPLSKEEVASNEGISSWGFGDETEPWAAKLVYSVDLWQDQVRCFVEEVIGEPVYLVGNSLGGLVALYFAACNPHLVKGVTLLNATPFWGFLPNPIKNPRLAKILPWAGTFPLPSSIKKLTELLWEKISDPKSIAEVLSQVYADHSTNVDNVFSRIVETTRHPAAAASFASIMFAPQGELSFSETLSRCRGNNVPICLMYGKEDPWVGPLWGFQVQRQVPDAPYYQISPAGHCPHDEVPEIINFLLRGWIRNLESQGSVSLPLLEDVDSIKHTVINKELEFPREGSRRSVMVRFFTSNVSLWDRIRSLIKFQSKLKNILAPKSQ is encoded by the exons ATGGAAACTCTTTCTTATGGGTCAGCACCATGCTGTCAAGTTGTGAACTCAAAGTGGAAACTGGTTGAAAACAGTTTGAATTCACGTCAATCAATAGTTTCTTCTATAGGAAAACTAGGAGGTTGTTTCACCAACACTACTTCTACATGTGGGTCTTTGAGATTTTGTGATATGGGTCGGGTGCAGCTAAGAGGCTCTAAAAGACTCAATTTCAAAGTTTGTAGTGGGAGTTATGATGGTTATGTGATTGAAGAGGGAGCAAGGGATATTTCAGGGGTAGAGGAGCTTGCAACAAAGGTTCTGATTCCAGGTCTACCTGATGGTTCAAATGGTGAATCTGGTACAGATATAAGTAGTTGCTTTTGGAGATGGAAGCCTAAACTCAACGTGCACTATGAGAAAGCAGGGTGCGAAAACGTGGATTCTCCTAATGTTCTCTTTCTGCCAGGTTTTGGTGTTGGCTCTTTCCATTATGAGAAGCAACTTAAGGATTTGGGGCGTGACTACAGAGTTTGGGCTCTGGATTTTCTAGGCCAAGGGATGTCTTTGCCTTTTGAAGACCCTGCCCCTCTGTCTAAGGAAGAGGTTGCATCGAATGAAGGTATTTCTTCATGGGGTTTTGGAGATGAAACTGAACCGTGGGCGGCTAAGCTTGTTTACTCAGTTGATCTGTGGCAAGATCAAGTTCGTTGCTTTGTAGAAGAG GTCATTGGTGAACCAGTATATCTCGTGGGCAACTCactaggaggattggttgcatTGTATTTTGCAGCTTGCAACCCTCATTTAGTGAAAGGTGTCACGTTGCTTAATGCAACACCTTTTTGGGGGTTTCTtccaaatccaataaaaaatccAAGACTAGCCAAAATATTACCATGGGCTGGAACTTTCCCCCTACCTTCAAGTATAAAGAAACTTACAGAGTTGTT gtgGGAGAAAATTTCTGATCCTAAAAGCATTGCTGAAGTACTTAGTCAGGTTTATGCAGATCACTCCACAAACGTAGATAACGTTTTTTCACGCATAGTTGAAACCACAAGGCATCCAGCTGCAGCTGCATCATTTGCCTCAATAATGTTTGCTCCTCAGGGAGAACTATCCTTCAGTGAAACATTATCCAG ATGTCGAGGAAACAATGTGCCAATCTGCCTCATGTATGGAAAAGAAGATCCCTGGGTGGGACCACTTTGGGGATTCCAGGTTCAAAGGCAGGTGCCTGATGCTCCATATTATCAAATCAGCCCTGCTGGTCACTGCCCTCATGATGAAGTTCCTGAG ATCATAAATTTCTTACTTCGTGGGTGGATCAGAAACCTTGAGTCTCAGGGTTCTGTATCATTACCACTGCTTGAAGATGTAGACAGTATAAAGCACACTGTTATTAACAAGGAATTAGAATTTCCCAGAGAAGGTTCAAGAAGGTCAGTGATGGTGAGATTTTTCACTTCCAATGTCTCACTTTGGGACAGGATAAGATCTTTGATCAAATTTCAATCAAAGTTGAAAAATATTCTGGCACCCAAATCTCAGTGA